A genome region from Candidatus Micrarchaeota archaeon includes the following:
- a CDS encoding 50S ribosomal protein L35ae, producing MTMKGRIVNYRRGKNTEYTNQYVIELDEVKTRDDAYKWLGKKVVWRTPSGKTITGKITRVHGNKGAVVARFNKGLPGQAIGTEVEIK from the coding sequence ATAACTATGAAAGGCAGAATAGTAAACTATCGGAGGGGTAAAAACACAGAATATACAAACCAGTATGTGATCGAACTCGATGAAGTCAAGACAAGAGATGATGCTTACAAATGGTTGGGTAAAAAAGTTGTATGGAGAACTCCGTCTGGCAAGACGATCACGGGAAAGATTACGCGTGTCCATGGAAACAAGGGAGCCGTGGTCGCAAGGTTTAACAAAGGACTTCCCGGTCAGGCAATAGGTACAGAGGTAGAAATCAAGTGA